From the Desulfovibrio sp. JY genome, one window contains:
- a CDS encoding serine acetyltransferase, whose amino-acid sequence MSPITQPPRRKPSPVEWVAEMLCEEASYRTVYHRPLHDEPMPAIKTLAELMERLRAVIFPGYFGHSDITPENMRFHIGANLDAIYRLLTDQVRRGFCFFCDLDGTGDCQECEEKARRLAGDFLMRLPEIREALAEDAQAAYEGDPASRSPGETIFCYPSLTALTHHRVAHELHLLGVDLIPRIITEMAHSATGIDIHPGATIGRRFFIDHGTGTVIGETCIIGDNVRLYQGVTLGAKSFPKDEEGMLVKGIARHPVVEDDVVIYSGATVLGRITIGKGSVVGGNVWVTRDVPPYSRLIQQGPGGGVSCDGGGI is encoded by the coding sequence GTGAGTCCCATCACCCAGCCGCCGCGCCGTAAACCTTCGCCCGTGGAGTGGGTGGCCGAGATGCTGTGCGAGGAAGCCTCCTACCGCACGGTCTACCACCGGCCCCTGCACGACGAGCCCATGCCGGCCATCAAAACCCTGGCCGAGCTCATGGAACGCCTGCGGGCCGTCATCTTTCCGGGCTATTTCGGCCATTCCGACATCACCCCGGAAAACATGCGCTTTCACATCGGAGCCAACCTCGACGCCATCTACCGGTTGCTCACCGACCAGGTGCGCCGGGGCTTCTGCTTCTTTTGCGACCTCGACGGCACGGGCGACTGCCAGGAATGCGAGGAAAAGGCCCGGCGGCTGGCCGGCGACTTCCTCATGCGCCTGCCGGAAATCCGCGAGGCCCTGGCCGAGGACGCCCAGGCCGCCTACGAAGGCGACCCGGCCTCGCGTTCGCCCGGGGAAACCATCTTCTGCTACCCGAGCCTCACTGCGCTCACCCACCACCGCGTGGCCCATGAACTGCACCTGCTCGGCGTGGACCTCATCCCCCGCATCATCACCGAAATGGCCCATTCCGCCACGGGCATCGACATTCATCCCGGCGCCACCATCGGCCGGCGGTTTTTCATCGACCACGGCACCGGCACGGTCATCGGGGAAACCTGCATTATCGGCGACAACGTGCGCCTGTACCAGGGCGTGACCCTCGGGGCGAAAAGCTTTCCCAAGGACGAGGAGGGAATGCTCGTCAAAGGCATCGCGCGCCACCCGGTCGTGGAAGACGACGTGGTCATCTACTCCGGGGCCACCGTGCTTGGCCGCATCACCATCGGCAAAGGCTCGGTGGTCGGCGGCAA